In one window of Ptiloglossa arizonensis isolate GNS036 chromosome 5, iyPtiAriz1_principal, whole genome shotgun sequence DNA:
- the Mp20 gene encoding muscle-specific protein 20 transgelin produces MALERQVRAKLASKRNPEMEKEAQEWIETILGKKFPPGEVFEDVLKDGQVLCHLMNKIAPGSVAKINTSGGQFKMMENINSFQKALKDYGVDDVDVFQTVDLWEKKDIAQVVTTLFALGRTTYKHPEWKGPYLGPKPAEECKREFTEEQLRAGESVIGLQAGSNKGATQAGQSIGATRKILLGK; encoded by the exons ATGGCTCTCGAACGTCAAGTGCGCGCCAAG TTGGCGTCGAAACGCAACCCTGAGATGGAGAAGGAGGCCCAAGAATGGATCGAGACCATTCTTGGTAAGAAATTCCCACCCGGTGAAGTGTTCGAGGACGTGCTCAAGGACGGACAGGTGTTGTGCCACCTGATGAACAAGATCGCACCCGGATCGGTCGCCAAGATCAACACTTCCGGTGGCCAGTTCAAGATGATGGAGAACATCAACTC GTTCCAGAAAGCTCTAAAGGATTACGGGGTGGACGACGTGGACGTGTTCCAAACGGTTGACTTATGGGAGAAGAAAGACATAGCGCAGGTGGTGACCACTCTGTTCGCTCTTGGTCGCACG ACGTACAAGCACCCAGAATGGAAGGGACCTTACCTAGGACCTAAACCAGCCGAGGAATGCAAACGTGAGTTCACGGAGGAACAGTTGCGCGCCGGTGAATCCGTGATCGGGCTGCAAGCGGGTTCCAACAAGGGTGCAACCCAAGCTGGACAGAGCATCGGTGCCACCCGCAAGATTCTCCTTGGAAAATGA